One Synergistes jonesii DNA window includes the following coding sequences:
- a CDS encoding TetR/AcrR family transcriptional regulator — protein sequence MKIRIDENETPKKILEAALKLISENGYAKVSMRDIARKAGVAISQIAYYYRNKEGLFLALVRNVKKAFVDDFTEKTGKINGSDEFITFLCEYAKESIVGNPDIHRLRFEFSTLAMASELFRAEFGTLVKELSEIIAKDIEERAPSLEITKTCGALRIAEFIVIFIFGVSSQYLTEGRDPRRLENIDMLKTLIK from the coding sequence ATGAAAATTCGCATCGACGAAAACGAAACGCCAAAAAAAATACTGGAAGCGGCGCTCAAGCTGATCTCAGAAAACGGATATGCTAAGGTCTCGATGAGAGACATAGCCCGCAAGGCCGGCGTGGCCATCAGCCAGATCGCCTACTACTACCGCAATAAGGAGGGGCTCTTCCTCGCGCTCGTGCGCAACGTCAAGAAAGCCTTCGTGGACGACTTCACCGAAAAGACGGGTAAGATAAACGGTTCCGATGAATTCATAACTTTCCTCTGCGAATACGCCAAGGAGAGCATCGTCGGCAACCCCGACATACACCGACTGCGCTTCGAGTTCTCAACCCTGGCGATGGCTTCGGAGCTCTTCCGCGCCGAGTTCGGCACGCTTGTAAAAGAGCTCTCCGAAATAATCGCGAAAGACATCGAGGAGCGCGCGCCGAGCCTGGAAATCACAAAGACGTGCGGGGCGCTGCGGATAGCCGAATTCATAGTGATATTCATCTTCGGGGTTTCCTCGCAGTACCTCACGGAGGGCAGAGACCCCCGGAGGCTCGAAAATATAGACATGCTGAAAACTCTGATAAAATAA
- a CDS encoding ABC transporter permease, protein MNWERLKSLIIKEFIQLMRDRITLAIVMFMPLAQLLIFGFAINTDIKHLRTVIFDQSRTQESREMINSLSSSNYFDVVEFAASMKEVNERVEEGAAKVGIIFPPDYAGKIKGGRQTSVQVIVDATDNLSASSALAAAQTIGLLKSQEILAAKFARLGVKVPGQAIDMRIRLWYNPDFITSWYIVPGIMGLLLTITLIPMMAMAIVRENEQGTLEQLLVTPMRIEELLLSKIIPYIVVGYVQVFISIFVGIFVFDMPFLGSMPLFYALTFFYVVASLALGIMISCFAQNQTQAIQMSVFIILPCVLLSGFVFPLEAIPTGFRYLGECFPITYYISLTRQIILKGGGMEYVWKETLALAAYIAIMFTAAVQMFRRRFVP, encoded by the coding sequence ATGAACTGGGAACGGCTTAAATCGCTGATAATAAAGGAGTTCATACAGCTGATGCGCGACCGCATCACCCTTGCGATCGTCATGTTCATGCCGCTTGCGCAGCTGCTTATATTCGGATTTGCGATCAACACGGATATAAAACATCTCAGGACCGTGATATTCGACCAGTCGCGCACGCAGGAGAGCCGCGAAATGATAAACAGCCTCTCGTCGAGCAACTACTTCGACGTAGTCGAATTCGCGGCAAGCATGAAGGAGGTCAACGAAAGGGTAGAAGAGGGCGCCGCCAAGGTGGGGATCATATTCCCGCCGGATTACGCCGGCAAGATAAAGGGAGGCCGGCAGACCTCGGTGCAGGTCATAGTAGACGCTACCGACAACCTCAGCGCCTCGTCGGCTTTAGCCGCGGCGCAGACGATAGGGCTGCTGAAGTCCCAGGAGATTTTAGCGGCGAAGTTCGCGCGGCTCGGCGTTAAGGTGCCGGGGCAGGCGATAGATATGAGAATCAGGCTGTGGTATAACCCGGACTTCATAACGTCGTGGTATATCGTGCCGGGCATCATGGGGCTGCTGCTGACGATAACGCTGATACCGATGATGGCGATGGCGATCGTGCGCGAAAACGAACAGGGCACGCTCGAACAGCTCCTCGTGACGCCGATGAGGATAGAGGAGCTGCTTCTGTCGAAGATAATCCCCTACATAGTCGTCGGATATGTGCAGGTCTTCATCTCGATCTTCGTCGGCATATTCGTCTTCGACATGCCCTTCCTCGGCAGCATGCCGCTCTTCTATGCGCTGACCTTCTTCTACGTCGTCGCGAGCCTCGCGCTCGGCATCATGATCTCCTGCTTCGCGCAGAACCAGACGCAGGCCATCCAGATGTCGGTCTTCATAATACTCCCCTGCGTCCTGCTCTCGGGCTTCGTATTCCCCCTTGAGGCGATTCCGACGGGCTTCCGCTACCTCGGCGAATGCTTCCCGATCACCTATTACATCAGTCTGACGCGCCAGATAATACTTAAAGGCGGAGGCATGGAGTACGTGTGGAAGGAGACGCTCGCGCTCGCGGCCTACATCGCCATCATGTTCACTGCCGCCGTGCAGATGTTCAGGAGGCGTTTCGTTCCATGA
- a CDS encoding TolC family protein gives MYIRRFIAAFMMTLAASAAASAADDALLESLLSAAERNNPQISAAAERTAAAEARLAGAAAQMGPKAAAAMGALWSGGDFEKEVGVMGTALSVPVLESHTYAAAVMLTQTIYSGGSLQARREAARLAKDASEARGARTKQGVDNAVRRAYYAVRAAQAKELVAEEAASLAKEHRAQAEKLFNAGVVAKSDVLRSNVAVASSELDVIRARNATAVAMTALRRAVGADLPEEIEKKEPLSSILSREGRPYGADTSADVAAAYESREELKAYSLLSRQAEKLARAAKGLLLPQILGAVGYAAAGDSFFPDDYSEPVAALGVYWNFYDGGAAKAKTDEAKANARELLFLLDDMKNVIRMEVAQAESSLSSAGSRLEVARRQLAESREDYRIAQRRYAESVGTNLDALDARLALANSMSEVVTAFYDIKSAEADLIYAMGR, from the coding sequence ATGTATATAAGAAGATTTATCGCGGCTTTCATGATGACCTTAGCGGCTTCCGCGGCGGCCTCCGCCGCGGACGACGCGCTGCTTGAATCGCTCCTGTCGGCGGCGGAGCGAAACAACCCGCAGATATCCGCGGCGGCTGAGCGCACTGCGGCCGCCGAGGCCCGCCTGGCCGGCGCCGCGGCGCAGATGGGGCCGAAGGCGGCCGCCGCGATGGGCGCCCTCTGGAGCGGCGGCGACTTCGAAAAGGAGGTCGGCGTTATGGGAACGGCGCTCAGCGTTCCGGTGCTCGAATCGCACACCTACGCGGCGGCCGTCATGCTGACGCAGACTATATACTCCGGCGGCTCGCTGCAAGCCCGGAGGGAAGCCGCGCGCCTCGCGAAAGACGCGTCGGAGGCGCGCGGGGCGCGCACGAAGCAGGGCGTGGACAACGCGGTGCGCCGCGCCTATTACGCGGTGCGCGCCGCCCAGGCGAAGGAGCTCGTCGCCGAGGAAGCAGCCTCTCTTGCGAAGGAGCACAGGGCGCAGGCCGAAAAATTATTCAACGCCGGCGTCGTCGCTAAGAGCGACGTGCTGCGCAGCAACGTCGCGGTGGCCTCCTCCGAGCTCGACGTGATTCGCGCGCGGAACGCGACGGCGGTCGCCATGACGGCGCTGCGCCGCGCGGTCGGCGCCGATCTCCCGGAAGAGATAGAGAAAAAAGAGCCGCTGTCGTCGATACTCTCGCGCGAGGGGCGCCCATACGGTGCGGATACGAGCGCCGACGTCGCAGCGGCGTACGAAAGCCGCGAGGAACTGAAGGCCTACTCTCTGCTCTCGCGGCAGGCCGAAAAGTTGGCGCGCGCCGCGAAGGGGCTGCTGCTTCCGCAGATACTCGGAGCGGTCGGCTACGCGGCGGCGGGAGACAGCTTCTTCCCCGACGACTACAGCGAGCCTGTGGCGGCGCTCGGCGTTTACTGGAATTTCTACGACGGCGGCGCGGCCAAGGCCAAGACCGATGAGGCGAAGGCCAACGCCAGGGAACTGCTCTTCCTGCTCGACGACATGAAAAACGTGATAAGGATGGAAGTCGCTCAGGCAGAGAGCTCCCTCTCCTCCGCCGGCAGCCGCCTGGAAGTCGCGCGCAGGCAGCTCGCCGAATCGCGCGAGGATTACCGCATAGCGCAGCGCCGCTACGCCGAAAGCGTCGGCACCAACCTCGACGCGCTGGACGCACGCCTCGCGCTGGCGAACAGCATGAGCGAAGTCGTCACGGCCTTCTACGACATCAAGAGCGCCGAAGCGGACCTTATCTACGCGATGGGGAGATAA
- a CDS encoding heavy-metal-associated domain-containing protein, whose product MAEFKLEIPEMMCEHCEKRIRGAVAEAGGSVKSLDLSTKEVVAEFPGDAEKLLAVIDGAGYDAKVM is encoded by the coding sequence ATGGCTGAATTCAAGCTTGAGATACCAGAGATGATGTGCGAGCACTGCGAAAAGAGGATTCGCGGCGCGGTGGCGGAGGCCGGAGGCTCCGTCAAGTCGCTCGACCTTTCGACAAAGGAGGTCGTCGCCGAATTCCCCGGCGATGCCGAAAAGCTGCTGGCCGTTATAGACGGCGCCGGATACGACGCGAAAGTGATGTAA
- a CDS encoding HlyD family secretion protein produces the protein MKEPKFFSGRNVLILFVLLLVVGTSAAVYFKKRPNDDRLKASGTVEVTQVQLAPLAGGRIEELTIKEAEHVEKGQLIARLSLDGADDEVKMAEFALAAARAQLEELNNGFRKEDIARARAEVDARRARAEQAGRDERRFSELAADGVVAKRDAELSAEAAKSSRSAVRAAEEQLRLLENGARSEQIAAAQANAERAEAAYKKAKTLVGYKEFYSPADGVVLTKNYEVGDVVNAGAPIATLGDMEDCWVKLYIPSSQLGRVKLGSECRVRIDAFPDREFEASVSEVNQQAEYNPRMSLTQKERENMVFWIKVRIKNTEGVIKPGMPADVTVL, from the coding sequence TTGAAGGAACCGAAGTTTTTTTCCGGAAGAAACGTGCTGATACTGTTTGTCCTGCTGCTTGTCGTCGGCACGTCCGCCGCCGTTTATTTCAAAAAGAGGCCGAACGACGACCGGCTCAAGGCCTCCGGGACGGTCGAGGTGACGCAGGTCCAGCTCGCGCCGCTGGCGGGGGGCAGGATAGAAGAACTGACGATAAAGGAGGCCGAACATGTCGAGAAGGGTCAGCTGATAGCCCGCCTGTCGCTCGACGGCGCGGACGACGAGGTCAAGATGGCCGAATTCGCGCTCGCAGCGGCCCGCGCGCAGCTTGAAGAGCTGAACAACGGCTTCCGCAAGGAGGATATAGCGAGGGCGCGCGCCGAGGTGGACGCGCGCAGGGCGCGTGCGGAGCAGGCCGGGCGCGACGAGAGGCGTTTCTCCGAGCTGGCCGCCGACGGCGTGGTGGCGAAGCGCGACGCCGAGCTTTCCGCCGAGGCCGCGAAATCTTCCCGCAGCGCGGTGAGGGCCGCCGAAGAGCAGCTGCGCCTTCTCGAAAACGGCGCGCGCTCCGAGCAGATAGCGGCCGCGCAGGCGAACGCCGAGCGGGCCGAGGCGGCTTATAAAAAGGCGAAGACCCTCGTCGGATATAAAGAATTTTATTCGCCGGCCGACGGCGTCGTGCTGACGAAGAATTACGAGGTGGGAGACGTCGTGAACGCCGGAGCGCCGATAGCCACACTCGGCGATATGGAGGACTGCTGGGTGAAGCTCTACATACCGTCGTCGCAGCTCGGCAGGGTGAAGCTCGGCTCTGAGTGCCGCGTGCGGATAGACGCGTTCCCCGACAGGGAATTCGAAGCGTCGGTCTCAGAGGTCAACCAGCAGGCGGAGTACAACCCGCGCATGTCTCTGACTCAGAAGGAACGCGAGAATATGGTCTTTTGGATCAAGGTCAGGATAAAAAACACGGAGGGCGTCATAAAGCCCGGAATGCCGGCGGACGTTACCGTGCTATGA
- a CDS encoding ABC transporter ATP-binding protein — protein sequence MPPVVVRTEHLTKKFGSFTAVDDINMSIEEGEVYGFLGPNGAGKSTTIRMLCGLLAPTSGRGLVLGLDLATGSHELKKKIGYMSQKFSLYPELSVLENLELYSGLYGLVGAERKRRIEDMIALAGLTGREEEKTRELSGGWRQRLALGCAILHRPKILFLDEATSGVDPKARLLFWDIIYDLAEHGTTVMVTTHFMDEAEHCNKVAFIYYGRLIADDSPDNLKRKIPGKLYEISAGGAMELLAKVQAGEAGPVIDSYFFGDKLHLLVANERELKPEGIFEGAKIERIDHSMEDVFVYLVKSHAGDDLGSGRISGIGKYTAASAVKKEGTK from the coding sequence ATGCCCCCTGTAGTAGTCCGGACAGAGCACCTTACGAAGAAGTTCGGCTCATTCACTGCGGTGGACGACATAAACATGTCGATAGAGGAGGGGGAGGTCTACGGCTTCCTCGGGCCGAACGGCGCCGGAAAGTCGACGACGATAAGGATGCTCTGCGGCCTGCTCGCGCCTACCTCCGGCAGAGGGCTCGTACTCGGGCTGGACCTCGCGACCGGCAGCCACGAGCTTAAGAAAAAGATCGGCTATATGTCGCAGAAATTCTCCCTCTACCCCGAGCTCTCGGTGCTTGAGAATCTCGAACTGTATTCCGGCCTTTACGGCCTAGTCGGGGCTGAGAGGAAGAGGCGGATAGAGGATATGATAGCGCTGGCCGGGCTAACGGGGCGCGAGGAGGAAAAGACGCGAGAGCTTTCGGGCGGCTGGCGCCAGAGGCTCGCGCTAGGCTGCGCGATACTGCACAGGCCGAAGATACTCTTCCTCGACGAAGCTACGAGCGGCGTCGATCCGAAGGCGCGCCTGCTCTTCTGGGATATAATCTACGATTTGGCGGAGCACGGCACGACCGTCATGGTGACGACGCACTTCATGGATGAAGCCGAACACTGCAATAAGGTGGCGTTCATATATTACGGGAGGCTCATCGCCGACGACTCGCCGGACAACTTGAAGAGGAAGATCCCCGGCAAGCTCTATGAAATTTCGGCGGGGGGTGCGATGGAGCTGCTGGCGAAGGTCCAGGCCGGGGAGGCCGGCCCCGTGATAGATTCCTACTTTTTCGGCGACAAGCTGCATCTGCTCGTGGCGAACGAGCGCGAGCTGAAGCCGGAGGGAATATTCGAGGGCGCGAAGATAGAGCGGATAGACCATTCGATGGAGGACGTCTTCGTCTACCTCGTAAAATCGCACGCCGGCGATGATTTAGGCAGCGGGCGCATATCCGGCATAGGAAAGTACACCGCGGCCTCCGCCGTTAAGAAAGAAGGCACGAAATGA
- a CDS encoding ABC transporter ATP-binding protein translates to MTTESVLSYKNASKSYGAAQALRNVDLDIRRGEIFGFIGPDGAGKTTMMRMALGIINPDGGECRLLGQLNRRRARARAGYVPQLFSLYQNMSVMENINLFGSLYGKAAAEVTERAEFILSRVGLWGFRDRFAGRLSGGMKQKLALAIGLLNTPEILLLDEPTTGVDPVARREFWALLYQFNHEGLTIVVSTPYMDEAELCTRKLFLNRGKILDVGTTAELISRYEYRLLSLETAAKGVGAWLRGRPHIVDENMFGSKYHIVTDDLQGARESIAAAFAEHGAALPPMRDIGAGLEDLFVSFAGRED, encoded by the coding sequence ATGACGACGGAGAGCGTCCTCTCCTACAAGAACGCCTCGAAGAGCTACGGCGCGGCGCAGGCGCTGCGGAACGTCGATCTGGATATACGGCGCGGCGAGATTTTCGGCTTCATCGGTCCCGACGGAGCGGGAAAGACTACGATGATGCGCATGGCGCTCGGCATCATCAACCCCGACGGCGGAGAGTGCCGCCTCCTGGGGCAGCTGAACAGGCGGCGCGCGCGCGCCAGGGCCGGCTATGTGCCGCAGCTTTTCAGCCTTTATCAGAATATGAGCGTGATGGAAAACATAAATCTCTTCGGCTCGCTTTACGGCAAAGCGGCGGCCGAGGTGACGGAGCGCGCGGAGTTCATCCTTTCGCGCGTCGGGCTGTGGGGCTTCCGCGACCGCTTCGCGGGGCGGCTCTCCGGAGGCATGAAGCAGAAGCTGGCCCTCGCGATAGGGCTGCTGAACACGCCTGAGATACTTCTGCTCGACGAGCCGACGACGGGCGTGGACCCGGTCGCGCGTCGCGAGTTCTGGGCCCTGCTCTATCAGTTCAACCACGAGGGGCTCACGATAGTCGTCAGCACCCCCTATATGGACGAAGCGGAGCTCTGCACGCGCAAGCTCTTCCTCAACAGAGGAAAGATACTCGACGTGGGAACGACGGCCGAATTGATATCGCGCTACGAATATAGGCTGCTCAGCCTGGAAACGGCCGCCAAAGGCGTCGGCGCGTGGCTGAGGGGGCGCCCGCATATAGTCGACGAAAATATGTTCGGCTCGAAGTACCACATCGTGACGGACGATCTACAAGGCGCCAGGGAGTCGATAGCGGCGGCCTTCGCGGAGCACGGCGCGGCGCTTCCGCCGATGCGCGATATCGGCGCGGGGCTCGAAGACCTCTTCGTTTCCTTCGCGGGAAGGGAGGATTAG